From Miscanthus floridulus cultivar M001 chromosome 15, ASM1932011v1, whole genome shotgun sequence, the proteins below share one genomic window:
- the LOC136508795 gene encoding 9-cis-epoxycarotenoid dioxygenase NCED5, chloroplastic-like codes for MQALTASSPASSSCPSSSTAHRHRRGTRTSVRFAPPRPAAAAANSVYSVIANPPIAPAPSPAPAATPAAGQDEKGLSFLQRAAAAALDAFEYGVIANLLERPRALPRSADPAVQIAGNFAPVGEQPPVRSLPVSGRIPPFISGVYVRNGANPCFEPAAGHHLFDGDGMVHAVRIRNGAAESYACRFTETARLRQERALGRAVFPKAIGELHGHSGIARLALFYARGLCGLVDPSRGTGVANAGLVYFNGRLLAMSEDDLPYQVRVTADGDLRTVGRYDFDGQLAGCASMIAHPKLDPASGELFALSYDVIKRPYLRYFYFRPDGTKSDDVEIPLAQPTMIHDFAITERFVVVPDHQVVFKLGEMFRGGSPVVLDEGKTSRFGVLPKYARDASEMVWVDVPDCFCFHLWNAWEDEATGEVVVVGSCMTPADSIFNDDSDDDDDRRLQSVLTEIRLDTRTGASTRRAVLPASAQVNLEVGMVNRGMLGRRTRYAYLAVAEPWPKVSGFAKVDLATGDLVRFDYGEGRFGGEPYFVPTEGAPARGEDDGYILSLVRDERAGTSELLVVNAADMRLEATVQLPSRVPYGFHGTFIGDRELEAQA; via the coding sequence ATGCAGGCCCTCACAGCGAGCTCCCCTGCTTCTTCATCTTGCCCTTCCTCCTCCACCGCACACCGGCACCGCCGCGGCACGCGCACCTCCGTCCGCTTCGCACCGCCCCGccccgcggcggccgcggccaACTCGGTCTACAGCGTGATCGCGAACCCTCCCATTGCGCCGGCTCCCTCTCCCGCGCCCGCTGCCACGCCGGCGGCCGGCCAGGACGAGAAAGGCCTGAGCTTCCTgcagcgcgcggcggcggcggcgctggacgcGTTCGAGTACGGCGTGATCGCGAACCTCCTGGAGCGGCCGCGCGCGCTGCCCCGGTCGGCGGACCCGGCCGTGCAGATCGCGGGCAACTTCGCCCCCGTCGGCGAGCAGCCGCCCGTGCGGTCGCTGCCCGTCTCCGGCCGCATCCCGCCCTTCATCTCCGGCGTGTACGTCCGCAACGGCGCCAATCCCTGCTTCGAGCCGGCGGCAGGGCACCACCTGTTCGATGGCGACGGCATGGTGCACGCGGTCCGCATCCGGAACGGCGCCGCGGAGTCCTACGCCTGCCGGTTCACCGAGACGGCGCGGCTCCGGCAGGAGcgcgccctgggaagggccgtctTCCCCAAGGCCATCGGCGAGCTGCACGGCCACTCCGGCATCGCGCGCCTGGCGCTCTTCTACGCGCGCGGACTCTGCGGCCTCGTCGACCCGTCCCGTGGCACGGGCGTGGCCAACGCGGGGCTCGTCTACTTCAACGGCCGACTCCTCGCCATGTCCGAGGACGACCTCCCGTACCAGGTGCGCGTCACCGCTGACGGCGACCTCCGCACCGTGGGGCGGTACGACTTCGACGGGCAGCTCGCCGGGTGCGCGTCCATGATCGCGCACCCGAAGCTAGACCCGGCGTCCGGCGAGCTGTTCGCGCTCAGCTACGACGTCATCAAGCGGCCCTACCTGAGGTACTTCTACTTCCGGCCCGATGGCACCAAGTCGGACGACGTGGAGATCCCGCTGGCGCAGCCGACGATGATCCACGACTTCGCCATCACGGAGCGGTTCGTGGTGGTGCCTGACCACCAGGTGGTGTTCAAGCTGGGCGAGATGTTCCGCGGGGGTTCCCCCGTGGTGCTGGACGAGGGCAAGACCTCCCGCTTCGGCGTGCTGCCCAAGTACGCGCGCGACGCGTCGGAGATGGTGTGGGTGGACGTGCCGGACTGCTTCTGCTTCCACCTGTGGAACGCGTGGGAGGACGAGGCGACGggggaggtggtggtggtcggGTCCTGCATGACCCCCGCCGACTCCATCTTCAACGACGattccgacgacgacgacgaccggcGACTCCAGAGCGTGCTGACCGAGATCAGGCTGGACACGCGGACGGGCGCGTCCACGCGGCGCGCCGTGCTGCCGGCGTCGGCGCAGGTGAACCTGGAGGTCGGGATGGTGAACCGCGGCATGCTGGGGCGGAGGACGCGGTACGCGTACCTGGCCGTGGCGGAGCCGTGGCCCAAGGTGTCCGGGTTCGCCAAGGTGGACCTGGCGACGGGCGACCTCGTCCGGTTCGACTACGGCGAGGGGCGGTTCGGCGGGGAGCCCTACTTCGTGCCGACCGAGGGCGCCCCCGCGCGCGGCGAGGACGACGGGTACATCCTGTCCCTGGTCCGCGACGAGCGCGCGGGGACGTCGGAGCTCCTGGTGGTGAACGCCGCCGACATGCGGCTGGAGGCCACGGTGCAGCTCCCGTCCCGTGTCCCCTACGGCTTCCATGGCACCTTCATCGGCGATCGGGAGCTGGAGGCCCAGGCCTGA